A genomic stretch from Oncorhynchus tshawytscha isolate Ot180627B linkage group LG07, Otsh_v2.0, whole genome shotgun sequence includes:
- the fam210b gene encoding protein FAM210B, mitochondrial isoform X2, producing the protein MMSSKEALSLKDQTPKQASAKGLEEPEVPEPEEDNPSKTQQLKKIFKEYGAVGVSFHICMSLMSLGMFYLAVSSGIDMAAILYKIGFSESLVQSKLAAGTSTFVLAYAIHKLFAPLRISITVISVPLLVRYLRKSGLFKTPNSPTH; encoded by the exons atgatgtcaagcaaagaggctctgagtttgaag GACCAGACTCCAAAGCAGGCCTCAGCCAAAGGCCTTGAGGAGCCCGAGGTACCGGAGCCTGAGGAGGACAATCCGAGCAAGACCCAGCAGCTGAAGAAGATCTTTAAGGAGTACGGAGCTGTAGGAGTCTCCTTCCACATATGTATGTCCCTCATGTCTCTGGGCATGTTCTACCTCGCTGTGTCCAG TGGGATCGACATGGCTGCTATCCTGTACAAGATAGGATTCAGTGAATCTCTGGTTCAGTCCAAGTTGGCGGCGGGTACCAGTACGTTTGTCCTGGCGTACGCCATCCACAAGCTGTTTGCTCCGCTCCGTATCAGCATCACTGTCATATCAGTGCCTCTTCTTGTACGATACCTCCGAAAGAGTGGCCTCTTCAAGACACCCAACTCACCTACACACTGA